A stretch of Tripterygium wilfordii isolate XIE 37 chromosome 11, ASM1340144v1, whole genome shotgun sequence DNA encodes these proteins:
- the LOC120008499 gene encoding AT-hook motif nuclear-localized protein 14: MEPSDNTFQYHHNPLSSTSYFSTTTTTATTNATAVAHSPTNGMLQPNQDISGAGQSHMLFPHSVPSAVASPLEPARRKRGRPRKYFTPEQALAAKKTASSSNSAASREKQREHAGGGAASSPSYPGSFKKSQNVSLGNSGQNFTPHVITVAAGEDVAQKIMLFMQQSQREVCILSASGSVSNASLCQPAASGGNVTYEGRFEIISLCGSYVRTELGGRTGGLSICLANADGQIVGGGVGGPLKAGGPVQVIVGTFVIDSKTDVSGSAKGDASSSQLPSQVLGPSITGGGFSPVVDSSGRNFPRGNDNHQSIQGPFMIQSGGLHGMLPFAPRSDRGAPQSPANGDYDQIPD; this comes from the exons ATGGAACCGAGTGACAATACCTTTCAATACCACCACAACCCTCTGAGCTCCACCTCATActtctccaccaccaccaccaccgccaccacgAACGCCACCGCCGTTGCTCACTCACCCACCAATGGCATGCTTCAACCTAACCAAGACATCAGCGGCGCCGGCCAATCTCACATGCTCTTCCCTCACTCCGTGCCATCGGCGGTGGCGTCGCCGCTGGAACCGGCCAGAAGGAAGAGAGGCAGGCCCAGGAAGTACTTCACGCCCGAGCAGGCTCTGGCCGCCAAGAAAACTGCGTCTTCTTCCAATTCCGCTGCCTCCAGAGAGAAGCAGCGAGAGCACGCTGGTGGCGGCGctgcttcttctccttcttatcCAGGATCTTTCAAGAAGTCCCAGAATGTTTCTCTTG GTAATTCAGGGCAGAATTTTACTCCACATGTTATTACTGTAGCTGCAGGCGAG GATGTGGCCCAGAAAATTATGCTCTTCATGCAGCAAAGTCAGCGTGAAGTATGTATATTGTCTGCGTCAGGCTCAGTATCCAATGCTTCTCTCTGCCAGCCAGCAGCATCCGGAGGCAATGTCACATATGAG GGTCGATTTGAGATCATCTCGCTTTGTGGATCTTATGTACGTACGGAACTTGGGGGTAGGACTGGTGGGCTCAGCATTTGCCTAGCTAATGCCGATGGTCAGATCGTCGGAGGGGGAGTTGGTGGACCCTTGAAGGCAGGAGGCCCAGTACAG GTTATTGTTGGTACATTTGTGATCGACTCCAAAACGGATGTTAGCGGTAGTGCTAAAGGTGATGCTTCTAGTAGCCAGTTGCCATCACAAGTTCTTGGGCCATCAATTACCGGTGGCGGTTTCTCTCCAGTTGTTGACTCTTCTGGGAGAAACTTCCCCAGGGGAAATGACAATCATCAAAGTATTCAAGGTCCCTTTATGATTCAATCAGGTGGTTTGCATGGGATGTTGCCGTTTGCGCCAAGATCCGATCGTGGAGCACCTCAATCGCCAGCAAACGGGGACTACGACCAAATTCCAGATTAG